Proteins found in one uncultured Desulfuromonas sp. genomic segment:
- a CDS encoding PQQ-dependent sugar dehydrogenase — protein MWYLIRFIFFTLLLSGGVFISMAVRYLEVPFSTSWLWFMSTFVIGAGLGLLVKNCGRGGLFVAIPISVLAANTLVGTLWPAEINQNVFRAFNTVAKRDPVYHQLKRHFLPVRQQDLEVAERLQRGVFEQDRELVVAGPLTVSVYAAGLVEAQGLAISQAGDVYVSLSRVGKVVRLRDHDGDGVSDETTVISRGLDRPSGLAVDGNILYVATAHQVMRIGPLDGEIQKTDLFCRDLPVDSQSWRHALAVSPSSDVYVSVAAGQMEDPRRDWRYASVVRLDSQGRSHPFAAGLHECLGLAFHPQSGSLWATDDSPETIGFEVHPDELNVLRDGGDFGWPFCYADRKPDAQLGSLGICQATEPALMALPSHSTPAGIVFGGQLKADPLYRSMLYVAMNGSEHGKQNQGFRLMAIPLTEVGRIRGWGIDLVSGWSVGGAVWGRPRDVAIGPDGALYVSDSLAGAVYRILFPFHAPHEPADS, from the coding sequence GTGTGGTATCTGATCCGGTTCATATTTTTCACCCTGCTGTTGAGCGGCGGGGTTTTTATCTCCATGGCGGTTCGCTATCTGGAGGTGCCGTTTTCGACCAGTTGGCTGTGGTTTATGTCGACCTTTGTCATTGGTGCCGGTCTTGGCCTTCTGGTAAAAAACTGTGGTCGGGGCGGTCTGTTTGTGGCTATTCCGATTTCGGTTTTAGCGGCAAACACCCTGGTCGGGACGTTGTGGCCCGCCGAGATAAACCAAAATGTTTTTCGCGCCTTTAATACCGTTGCCAAACGTGACCCGGTGTATCATCAGCTTAAACGTCATTTTCTGCCGGTGCGCCAACAGGATCTTGAGGTTGCCGAACGATTACAGCGCGGTGTGTTTGAGCAAGACCGTGAGCTTGTCGTTGCGGGTCCTCTGACCGTTTCAGTCTATGCGGCGGGTCTGGTTGAGGCGCAGGGGCTGGCAATTTCACAGGCCGGAGATGTTTACGTCAGTTTGTCGCGGGTTGGTAAAGTTGTCCGCTTGCGTGATCACGATGGCGATGGGGTCAGTGATGAAACAACGGTGATCTCGCGGGGACTTGATCGTCCCTCCGGTCTGGCGGTTGACGGCAATATCCTTTATGTTGCCACAGCCCATCAGGTGATGCGAATCGGCCCGCTTGATGGGGAGATTCAGAAAACAGATCTCTTTTGCCGCGATCTGCCCGTTGACAGCCAGTCCTGGCGCCATGCGCTGGCGGTTTCGCCGAGTTCGGATGTGTACGTGTCTGTTGCTGCCGGGCAGATGGAGGATCCAAGGCGAGATTGGCGTTATGCCTCGGTCGTTCGTCTCGACAGTCAAGGCCGTAGCCACCCCTTTGCCGCCGGTCTGCATGAATGTCTGGGGCTGGCCTTTCATCCTCAGAGTGGTTCGCTCTGGGCCACGGATGACAGTCCGGAAACCATTGGTTTTGAAGTCCATCCGGACGAGCTGAATGTGTTGCGTGATGGTGGCGATTTTGGTTGGCCGTTTTGTTATGCCGATCGTAAACCGGACGCTCAACTCGGTTCTCTGGGGATTTGCCAGGCAACCGAACCCGCGTTAATGGCGTTGCCGTCGCATTCGACCCCAGCAGGGATTGTGTTTGGTGGTCAATTAAAGGCTGATCCGCTTTATCGCTCCATGCTTTATGTGGCCATGAACGGTTCTGAACATGGCAAGCAGAATCAGGGCTTTCGGCTGATGGCCATTCCTTTGACCGAGGTTGGGCGGATTCGTGGTTGGGGGATTGACCTGGTCAGTGGCTGGAGCGTTGGCGGTGCCGTCTGGGGGCGACCGCGTGATGTTGCCATTGGCCCGGATGGTGCCCTGTATGTCAGTGATTCGTTGGCTGGAGCGGTATACCGAATCCTTTTTCCCTTTCATGCGCCGCATGAACCTGCGGACTCTTGA
- a CDS encoding PD-(D/E)XK nuclease family protein: MLYPPEHSIWSHLAAGDCVITVNRRLARTLAADFAEYCAMQQLSVWETPMIFPVNEWFERELARLDLDLVLLDSSQVAAVWDQVIEEDLHHCGVDLLQVPATVRQAVRADSLCCDYLVDCYVPEGVEQEAFLRWRQCYEARCHEQKWLDRARLPEVIERAVSDDRLTVSNGQIWLGFDDLTPLLRRMQQTLTSAGCTIENLAATRVDPVAFDAVSSVDEPGELQAAARWARQRLEQQVGVVAVVVPELERLQGDVQRIFFRELSRSDYPDRVPVDTFNMSLGHPLADQGMIAAALTLLQLHDSLDFDQLSYLLRCPWFAGGRDEWQQRVLFERQLRADNVLRLSVADLLYRLRHQPQAPQGMLRLVEQLQRWQGQQEAMAPADWVEQLNSFLQQIGWPGDASLDSHGYQVFAAWQDKVLTPVARLGVVSATMTRSRLSSWVQRLSREILFQPKAQDHRLQIIGLLETAGLTFDALWLCGAGEQVFPGGLSFNPFLPTALQKQCQMPHSDLLHEARYARLLLERLQHAAQQVVISYAQNKEEQPCRCSPYLTHLCWQSSEEGGGTDRDRVPLESFDDGHAPSLTAAQLEQPLPGGTGLLKEQAQCPFKAFIHYRVGVRALDVPQPGLTSRRRGDLLHRVLQQVWQGLGSHAGLLNCDETTLRQLVAQQVVAVLDGTRFSGHERALLAVEKQRLEALVHEWLDVERQREPFSVQSVEERQLLQVGPLRLNTIPDRIDVTDDGRMIVLDYKTGQVAAGDLVGEVLFEPQLPVYALHGVQGEVAAVSFAQVRHGHCAFKGVSAEEAVLPGVRSVERSRGVKSGLSNWNDLIDHWRQHTQWTAQAIVDGDADVTPVHAKVCRFCDLKGLCRIDLQRVEALEGEDEA, from the coding sequence ATGTTATACCCCCCTGAACATTCTATCTGGTCGCACCTTGCCGCTGGTGACTGTGTGATTACCGTCAATCGTCGCCTGGCGCGCACTCTCGCAGCTGATTTTGCCGAGTATTGCGCGATGCAGCAGTTGTCCGTCTGGGAAACGCCGATGATTTTCCCGGTCAATGAATGGTTTGAACGGGAACTTGCACGGCTGGATCTTGACCTGGTGCTGTTGGATTCGTCCCAGGTGGCTGCTGTGTGGGATCAGGTGATTGAGGAGGATCTTCACCACTGTGGTGTTGATCTGCTACAGGTGCCGGCTACGGTTCGTCAGGCTGTTCGGGCGGATAGCTTATGTTGCGATTATCTGGTGGATTGTTATGTTCCCGAGGGTGTTGAGCAGGAGGCTTTTTTACGCTGGAGGCAGTGTTATGAAGCCCGTTGCCACGAGCAGAAATGGCTGGACCGTGCTCGTCTGCCTGAGGTGATAGAACGGGCCGTCAGCGACGATCGGCTCACTGTCAGCAACGGCCAGATATGGCTGGGCTTTGATGATCTGACACCGTTGCTGCGCCGAATGCAACAGACGCTCACCAGCGCCGGTTGCACCATTGAAAATCTTGCCGCCACTCGTGTTGATCCGGTTGCATTCGACGCAGTCAGCAGCGTCGATGAACCCGGTGAATTGCAGGCTGCAGCACGCTGGGCACGCCAGCGTCTTGAACAGCAGGTCGGAGTTGTTGCCGTTGTCGTTCCTGAGCTGGAGCGCCTTCAGGGCGATGTGCAGAGGATTTTCTTCCGAGAGTTGTCCCGTTCCGATTATCCGGACCGGGTTCCGGTGGACACGTTCAATATGTCACTCGGTCATCCGTTGGCGGATCAGGGCATGATTGCAGCTGCATTGACTCTGTTGCAGCTGCACGATTCGTTGGACTTTGACCAGCTGAGTTATCTGTTGCGCTGCCCATGGTTTGCCGGTGGGAGGGATGAATGGCAACAGCGTGTGTTATTTGAACGCCAGTTGCGTGCGGACAATGTCTTGCGCCTGTCCGTGGCTGATCTGCTTTATCGTCTGCGTCATCAACCGCAGGCTCCTCAGGGTATGCTGCGTCTCGTCGAACAGTTGCAACGCTGGCAAGGGCAGCAGGAAGCGATGGCTCCGGCCGATTGGGTTGAGCAGTTGAACTCATTCCTGCAACAGATCGGCTGGCCGGGGGACGCCTCTCTGGACAGTCACGGTTATCAGGTGTTTGCTGCGTGGCAGGATAAGGTTCTTACACCGGTGGCCCGTCTTGGTGTGGTGAGCGCAACCATGACGCGAAGCCGACTGAGCTCCTGGGTTCAACGTCTTTCCCGTGAGATTTTGTTTCAGCCCAAAGCCCAGGATCATCGCCTACAAATCATCGGTCTGCTGGAAACGGCGGGGTTAACGTTTGATGCGTTATGGTTGTGCGGTGCCGGTGAACAGGTGTTTCCCGGTGGTTTGTCGTTCAATCCGTTCTTGCCGACAGCGCTGCAAAAACAGTGTCAAATGCCCCACAGTGATCTACTCCATGAAGCACGCTATGCCCGTCTGTTGTTGGAACGTTTACAGCACGCGGCCCAACAGGTGGTGATCAGTTATGCGCAGAATAAGGAAGAGCAACCGTGTCGCTGCAGTCCTTATCTGACACACCTTTGTTGGCAGTCGAGCGAAGAGGGCGGTGGGACAGACCGGGATCGTGTGCCTTTGGAGTCCTTTGATGATGGGCACGCCCCCTCGTTGACGGCTGCTCAGCTGGAGCAGCCCCTCCCCGGGGGGACTGGTCTGCTCAAAGAGCAGGCTCAGTGTCCGTTTAAGGCGTTTATTCATTACCGTGTCGGTGTGCGTGCTCTGGATGTGCCGCAGCCCGGATTGACCAGCCGTCGTCGTGGTGATCTGTTGCACCGGGTTCTCCAGCAGGTGTGGCAGGGTCTCGGTAGTCATGCCGGACTGTTAAACTGTGACGAAACCACCTTGCGTCAGTTGGTGGCACAGCAGGTTGTTGCCGTTCTTGATGGGACCCGCTTTTCCGGACACGAACGGGCTTTACTTGCTGTTGAAAAGCAACGGCTGGAGGCGTTGGTGCACGAATGGCTTGACGTGGAGCGTCAGAGGGAACCGTTCAGCGTGCAAAGTGTTGAAGAGCGTCAACTGCTCCAGGTGGGACCGTTGCGCCTCAACACGATTCCAGATCGTATCGACGTGACCGACGATGGCCGGATGATTGTTCTTGATTACAAGACCGGTCAGGTTGCTGCCGGTGATCTGGTTGGCGAGGTCCTTTTTGAACCGCAATTGCCGGTCTATGCGTTGCATGGTGTGCAGGGGGAGGTGGCTGCCGTCAGTTTTGCCCAAGTGCGCCATGGTCATTGTGCGTTTAAAGGGGTCTCCGCTGAAGAGGCGGTCCTGCCCGGTGTGCGCAGTGTCGAACGCAGTCGAGGTGTTAAGTCGGGCCTCAGCAACTGGAATGATTTGATTGATCACTGGCGTCAGCATACGCAATGGACGGCGCAGGCGATTGTTGATGGTGATGCAGACGTGACCCCGGTGCATGCCAAGGTCTGCCGGTTTTGCGATTTGAAAGGGCTGTGTCGAATTGATCTGCAGCGTGTTGAAGCGCTCGAAGGGGAGGATGAGGCATGA
- a CDS encoding UvrD-helicase domain-containing protein, whose product MTTPIDLADASARCLAVDPTRSCLVRAPAGSGKTELLIQRFLALLATVQRPDAILAITFTRKAAAEMRQRVLDALLAAQQPLPDEAGEHQRTTYRLASAVLQRNKTLAWNLFDHPQQLQIQTIDSFNATLVARMPWLSRLGGLPAISDQPYQLYRQAVRQLLAASRTTDQLNRGLLQLQHHLDNRSDRLEELLVQLLERRDQWLRHLFGEQVRARDELQQALEAVLAEQLAEAARAIPLSCRDDLMALGRFAAEQLADDQRPLSQLLAAQGFPETHLDALPVWRGLAELLLTSEGQWRKTCNKNIGFPAGKKEPFASMKQRMLELLSLLSDEDSQALAQVVTLPSGGYSERQWQTLEALLDILPALVAQLWWVFRQSGEVDFTEVALKARQALVDSGQPTEQLLTLDRQIDHILVDEFQDTSWLQFDLLTTLVSGWQPDDGRTLFVVGDPMQSIYRFREAEVGLFLQAGQQGIGPVRLQSLQLSANFRSQQGIVATINRWFPEIFPAKEDAGRGAVCYSQAQPVLDALTGDAVTVYPGYYNDPEGEAVQVVDRIKGLRQCSPSQSIAVLVRSRTHLKNILSLLQAHAITYQAQDIDVLTQRPVVSDLTALTKALLHGGDDLSWLTVLRAPWCGVTLNDLIHFAPSKTTTVAQLATSDAVLSALPSASQQRVAAVVAIVTQYRYKRGQVSLRQLVESCWWDLDGPCYYGPQSVDDAEPFLRLLDRLDYGGDLLAIEQLDDHLQQLYAAPAAHCESAVQVMTIHKAKGLEFDHVILPGLGRKPRRSDQPLMRWLEHPAHGLLMAPITAPGDTPDPIYGLLGQLEQRKEDYEVARLLYVALTRARRTLHLFGQAALNRDGRAQPASGSLLATLWPAIGAQFVPGELDVSEDGEDLAVERCGPPLLRRAEPLSVVPLAMAEADGVTPWSSGMIASHVGTLVHHWFERFAADPQAIEDYQQAQKRTALICRQVRLLGLAERHLEQTVDRINLLIDAMLSSDRGRWILAPHQQGRNEYALSGELDGQLVSVIIDRTFVEGTDRWVIDYKTSVPGALSMEQFYQRQAEMYAEQLERYARLIGRLDPEHRCRCALYFPACDGWYELDFQEGTNGREKRF is encoded by the coding sequence ATGACGACTCCAATTGACCTTGCCGATGCCTCAGCGCGATGTTTGGCTGTTGATCCGACCCGCTCCTGTCTGGTGCGTGCTCCGGCCGGTTCCGGAAAAACCGAATTATTGATCCAGCGTTTTTTGGCGCTGCTGGCGACGGTCCAACGCCCCGATGCTATTCTGGCCATCACCTTTACCCGCAAAGCTGCCGCGGAAATGCGTCAGCGGGTGCTCGATGCGTTGCTGGCAGCTCAGCAGCCGTTGCCCGATGAAGCCGGAGAGCATCAGAGGACGACCTATCGCTTGGCCTCTGCCGTGTTGCAGCGCAATAAGACTCTGGCGTGGAACCTGTTTGATCATCCGCAGCAGTTGCAGATTCAGACCATTGACAGTTTTAACGCCACTCTGGTTGCCCGCATGCCGTGGCTCAGTCGTCTCGGCGGCCTGCCGGCCATCAGTGATCAACCGTATCAGCTCTATCGCCAGGCCGTTCGGCAATTGCTCGCTGCTTCGCGGACGACGGATCAATTGAATCGCGGACTTCTGCAGTTGCAGCACCACCTGGATAACCGCTCCGACCGGCTGGAAGAGCTGTTGGTTCAATTGCTCGAACGCCGCGATCAATGGTTGCGGCATCTGTTCGGTGAGCAGGTGCGCGCGCGTGACGAGCTGCAGCAGGCTCTTGAAGCGGTGCTGGCCGAGCAACTCGCTGAAGCGGCGCGGGCCATTCCGTTATCCTGCCGTGACGACCTGATGGCCTTGGGACGCTTTGCTGCTGAGCAGTTGGCGGATGATCAACGGCCGCTCTCACAACTGTTGGCGGCTCAAGGCTTTCCTGAGACCCATCTGGATGCTTTGCCGGTGTGGCGCGGTCTGGCCGAGTTGTTGCTCACCTCTGAAGGGCAATGGCGCAAAACCTGTAATAAGAACATTGGCTTCCCGGCCGGGAAAAAAGAGCCGTTTGCGTCAATGAAGCAGCGCATGCTGGAACTTCTCAGTCTCTTGTCCGACGAAGATAGTCAGGCGTTGGCCCAAGTGGTGACGTTGCCGAGCGGTGGCTATTCAGAACGGCAGTGGCAAACGTTGGAAGCGTTACTCGATATTCTTCCCGCATTGGTTGCCCAGCTGTGGTGGGTGTTTCGACAGAGTGGAGAGGTGGACTTCACAGAAGTTGCCCTCAAAGCACGCCAGGCTTTGGTGGACAGTGGTCAGCCTACGGAGCAGTTACTTACTCTGGATCGCCAGATCGACCATATTCTGGTCGACGAATTTCAAGATACTTCGTGGTTGCAGTTTGACCTGCTGACCACGTTGGTCAGTGGTTGGCAGCCCGATGACGGTCGCACCCTGTTTGTGGTTGGTGATCCCATGCAATCCATCTATCGCTTTCGCGAAGCTGAAGTCGGATTGTTTCTTCAGGCCGGGCAGCAAGGCATTGGTCCTGTTCGCTTGCAATCGCTCCAACTCAGTGCCAATTTTCGCAGCCAGCAGGGGATCGTCGCCACGATCAACCGCTGGTTTCCTGAGATTTTTCCTGCAAAGGAAGATGCCGGGCGGGGAGCGGTGTGTTATTCGCAGGCGCAACCGGTTCTTGATGCCTTAACGGGTGATGCCGTTACCGTTTATCCTGGATATTACAATGATCCTGAAGGTGAAGCGGTTCAGGTGGTGGATCGGATTAAGGGATTACGTCAATGTTCTCCTTCGCAGAGTATTGCTGTGCTGGTCCGGTCACGAACCCATCTGAAAAACATCCTGTCGCTTCTGCAAGCACACGCGATTACATATCAAGCCCAGGACATTGATGTCCTGACGCAACGGCCGGTGGTCTCTGATTTGACGGCTCTGACCAAAGCTCTCCTGCATGGCGGTGATGATCTCAGTTGGCTCACGGTGTTGCGGGCACCCTGGTGTGGTGTGACCCTTAACGACTTGATTCACTTCGCGCCATCAAAAACAACCACTGTAGCGCAATTGGCAACGAGTGACGCTGTGCTCAGTGCGTTGCCGTCAGCTTCGCAGCAGCGTGTAGCGGCAGTGGTTGCAATCGTAACTCAGTACCGTTATAAGCGTGGCCAGGTCTCCTTGAGACAACTGGTCGAATCGTGTTGGTGGGATCTTGATGGCCCCTGTTATTATGGGCCTCAGTCCGTTGATGATGCCGAGCCTTTCTTGCGTTTGCTTGACCGGCTCGATTATGGTGGTGATCTGCTGGCGATTGAACAGCTCGATGACCATCTTCAGCAGCTTTATGCCGCACCGGCAGCACACTGTGAATCTGCGGTGCAGGTGATGACGATTCATAAGGCGAAGGGTTTGGAATTTGACCATGTTATTCTGCCGGGCCTGGGACGGAAACCGCGTCGAAGCGATCAGCCCCTGATGCGGTGGCTGGAGCATCCGGCACATGGCTTGTTGATGGCACCGATTACGGCTCCTGGAGATACGCCGGACCCGATTTATGGACTTTTGGGCCAACTGGAGCAGCGTAAAGAAGACTATGAGGTGGCTCGTTTGCTGTATGTTGCGCTGACCCGAGCCCGCAGAACTCTGCATCTGTTTGGTCAGGCTGCCCTTAATCGTGATGGTCGGGCGCAGCCAGCGTCAGGCTCTTTGTTGGCTACCTTGTGGCCGGCAATTGGTGCGCAGTTTGTGCCCGGTGAGTTGGACGTTTCGGAGGACGGGGAAGACCTGGCCGTCGAACGCTGCGGCCCGCCTTTACTTCGGCGTGCCGAACCGTTGTCTGTTGTTCCTCTGGCAATGGCAGAGGCCGATGGGGTGACGCCGTGGAGCTCTGGCATGATTGCCAGCCATGTCGGGACGCTGGTACATCACTGGTTTGAGCGTTTTGCCGCAGACCCACAGGCGATTGAAGACTATCAACAGGCCCAAAAGCGCACTGCGTTGATTTGTCGACAAGTTCGTCTGCTCGGTCTTGCTGAGCGCCATCTCGAGCAAACAGTTGACCGCATCAACCTGTTGATTGATGCGATGCTGTCCAGTGACCGGGGACGATGGATTCTCGCGCCCCACCAACAGGGGCGCAACGAATATGCTCTGAGCGGTGAGCTTGATGGTCAGTTGGTGAGTGTGATCATAGATCGTACCTTTGTTGAGGGAACTGACCGTTGGGTTATTGATTATAAAACGTCGGTTCCCGGCGCCTTGTCGATGGAACAATTCTATCAAAGGCAGGCAGAGATGTATGCCGAGCAGCTCGAACGTTATGCTCGATTGATCGGGCGTCTTGATCCGGAGCACCGTTGTCGTTGTGCACTGTATTTTCCAGCCTGCGATGGCTGGTATGAACTGGATTTTCAGGAGGGAACAAATGGCAGAGAAAAGAGATTTTAA
- a CDS encoding class I SAM-dependent methyltransferase: MAEKRDFNRVAIQWDDKPRRVQLAAGVADGIRRAVPLKETMTALDFGCGTGLVTFHLVDSLKHVLAVDSAEKMLEVTLEKARENGIRQKIDTQLSHDHFPDNITQSFDVIYSSMVMHHVPDVAALVRSMTRHLAPGGYLALADLDVEDGTFHDDPTGVFHHGIDRDWLVSYLEDQGLCDVQAGTVHTIVKQRKGKEDTFTVFLVSGRRQAE; encoded by the coding sequence ATGGCAGAGAAAAGAGATTTTAACCGCGTCGCTATTCAGTGGGATGACAAACCGCGCCGGGTGCAATTGGCCGCTGGTGTCGCTGACGGGATTCGTCGGGCCGTTCCGTTGAAAGAGACCATGACCGCCCTTGATTTTGGCTGTGGTACAGGGCTGGTAACCTTTCATCTGGTTGACTCACTCAAGCACGTCCTCGCTGTGGACAGCGCGGAGAAGATGTTGGAAGTCACTCTTGAAAAAGCGCGAGAGAATGGGATTCGCCAAAAAATTGATACGCAGTTAAGCCACGATCATTTTCCCGATAACATCACCCAATCGTTCGATGTGATTTACAGCTCGATGGTGATGCACCATGTGCCCGATGTCGCAGCACTGGTTCGTTCAATGACTCGGCACCTGGCTCCCGGCGGCTACCTAGCCCTGGCAGACCTTGATGTGGAAGACGGGACTTTTCACGATGATCCCACCGGCGTGTTTCATCACGGTATCGACAGAGACTGGCTTGTCAGCTATCTAGAAGACCAGGGGCTGTGTGATGTTCAGGCCGGGACTGTGCATACCATTGTCAAGCAACGTAAGGGCAAGGAAGACACCTTTACGGTCTTCCTTGTGAGTGGTCGTCGGCAAGCAGAATAA
- a CDS encoding FxsA family protein produces the protein MFIRLLILFIVIPIVEIYVLLQAGEIIGLGPTVALVLLTGVAGAYLARTQGSETVRKIQLALDRGEMPTEELLDGAMILAGGLTLLTPGFCTDLAGFFLLVPVTRNMIKQWVRHWMEKMSSQGNIRIYRG, from the coding sequence ATGTTTATAAGGTTACTCATTTTATTTATAGTTATTCCGATTGTTGAAATTTATGTTTTGCTGCAAGCTGGCGAAATCATCGGGCTTGGGCCAACTGTCGCGCTGGTTTTACTCACTGGAGTGGCGGGGGCTTACCTGGCACGAACCCAGGGAAGTGAAACCGTGAGAAAAATTCAACTGGCGTTAGATCGCGGTGAAATGCCGACCGAAGAGTTATTGGATGGAGCAATGATTCTTGCGGGTGGCTTGACCTTGCTCACTCCGGGATTCTGCACTGATTTGGCAGGATTTTTCCTTCTGGTGCCGGTCACGCGCAACATGATCAAGCAATGGGTGCGCCACTGGATGGAGAAAATGTCTTCTCAGGGCAATATTCGAATTTACCGAGGCTGA
- a CDS encoding MazG nucleotide pyrophosphohydrolase domain-containing protein: MSDSRQKLDRSLTNLNHIIKTLRAPDGCPWDRKQTPHSIKKHLIEEAYEVLDAIDHNIPEDICSELGDLLMQIFFLADLYEEAGLFKLFDISESIQAKLIRRHPHVFDNLPAMSEEQIKQQWETIKAKEKKHRSQPAPPEHDIAPLPSLLATQKWLRRHDTTPLPPAPQMSAHLNQLKISTNQSTAETILGKLLVYCVQLAEQHGIDAETCLRQQLINHSSNTQ, from the coding sequence ATGTCAGATTCACGGCAAAAACTTGATCGCTCCCTGACCAACCTTAACCACATCATTAAGACACTGCGCGCACCCGATGGATGCCCCTGGGACAGGAAACAAACGCCACACTCCATCAAAAAACACCTTATTGAGGAAGCCTACGAAGTCCTTGATGCCATCGACCACAATATTCCGGAAGATATCTGCAGTGAACTTGGCGATCTGCTCATGCAGATTTTCTTTCTTGCCGATCTTTATGAGGAAGCGGGTCTGTTTAAATTGTTCGATATCAGCGAATCGATACAGGCAAAACTGATCCGTCGCCACCCGCATGTCTTTGACAACCTGCCGGCAATGAGTGAAGAACAGATCAAGCAACAATGGGAGACCATTAAAGCCAAAGAAAAAAAACACCGCAGCCAACCGGCTCCGCCGGAGCATGACATTGCTCCGCTACCATCACTGCTGGCAACGCAAAAGTGGCTCAGAAGACACGACACCACCCCGCTACCTCCAGCTCCACAGATGAGCGCACACCTGAACCAACTGAAAATCAGCACAAACCAGTCGACAGCTGAAACAATCCTCGGTAAGCTGCTTGTCTATTGCGTTCAATTAGCCGAGCAGCACGGTATCGATGCTGAGACATGTTTGCGCCAGCAGCTGATTAACCACTCAAGCAATACACAATAG
- a CDS encoding DUF177 domain-containing protein — protein sequence MQLRVEDIKDHRSGLHIEQSVEQYPILAQLVKDGGYVFRTPVQVDVHVNVVGGVIELDGHIQVEVEIPCGRCLTPSVYSLSGDFHQSFVEELPNITGEDGEELELTAEEMGLELFDGEAIDLDDEVQQQVVLLLPTHPLCDEACKGLCVECGANLNEEPCQCAEKKVSMHFAALKDFKVEK from the coding sequence ATGCAATTACGAGTAGAAGATATTAAAGACCATCGCTCTGGTCTGCATATCGAACAATCGGTTGAGCAGTATCCCATCCTGGCACAGTTGGTCAAGGATGGTGGTTATGTTTTTCGCACACCGGTTCAGGTTGATGTGCACGTCAATGTTGTCGGTGGCGTAATTGAGCTGGACGGGCACATTCAGGTTGAGGTTGAGATCCCCTGTGGCCGGTGTTTGACTCCGTCGGTCTATTCACTCTCTGGCGACTTTCATCAGTCTTTTGTTGAGGAGCTCCCAAATATTACCGGGGAGGATGGCGAGGAGTTGGAGCTGACGGCAGAAGAGATGGGTCTCGAATTGTTCGATGGCGAAGCCATTGATCTGGATGATGAGGTTCAGCAGCAGGTGGTGTTGTTGCTCCCTACTCATCCGTTGTGTGATGAGGCCTGTAAAGGGTTGTGTGTGGAATGCGGCGCCAATCTGAATGAGGAGCCCTGCCAGTGCGCTGAAAAAAAAGTCAGTATGCACTTTGCGGCTCTTAAAGATTTTAAGGTTGAAAAATAA
- the rpmF gene encoding 50S ribosomal protein L32, whose translation MAVPKKKTSKSRRDMRRAHDALTAPGVSVCPQCDEPKQPHRACPSCGFYKDRNVLDSED comes from the coding sequence ATGGCAGTACCCAAGAAAAAGACCTCTAAGTCCAGACGTGATATGCGTCGTGCACACGATGCTCTCACCGCACCTGGTGTTTCCGTATGTCCTCAATGTGACGAACCTAAGCAGCCGCACCGTGCGTGCCCCAGCTGTGGTTTCTATAAAGATCGCAATGTTCTCGATTCTGAGGATTAA